A portion of the Bacteroidetes Order II. bacterium genome contains these proteins:
- a CDS encoding tetratricopeptide repeat protein yields MRFVLVSPAFGFSPKCALLLFLGWFSGELAFAQTPTTSAHTEYATALALFQSGVYQKAYEAFKSFEQQYPDHPHAAESRYYQAESLLALGKTQEAAPLYASFASHYPGHPFGEKAQMTLGQYYFEKGEYAKSRAAFGGVFQNQKDPELAAEALYWMGLNSIRLNEMDIALDYLDQAHIRFPNTQIAPQALYLVGKTELERKNFARAAELFDQLANRYPLSDFTGKTALAGMEANFELGRFERVLGEGDKRLPFFTGRDLERALMMMGESASQLNDFSRAQYYFTQLNNNFPRSPYTRYANFGLGWTYLQQKQYSTASGFFRASKQDFKDNLAQKATYYEAVSTLLLGETNQARTIFSDVVVLWPQGEFTDQALFELGLLQYKAQRWEESARYFNQLVTGFPASNRTGDAYLYLGESFALLGDNDRANAAFEQAMRQTNLTASARNQLSYRKGWLLYQNRNFAEAQAAFGTAFTTSNAGEALFWQAESLVQEGKYADAERLLNQYIAGYKQDPNVNSAHYVLGWIYFNTGRYDLAARSFETFTANFRPTANQEAYRTDAQMRLGDSYFALKRFDDAVLAYRKVGNQGTVYALFQIGQAYMNSGQEADAINAFRRLVGNYPNSEWAPESQYLVGYILLQQQKYDLAINEYFNVLRFYPQSPEAAKAQYGIGDAYFNQDRFSEAINAYKEVIIRYPQSPVIPDALMGIQLSYLALNQPGAAETLIDQYLRQNPGTEVADQVRFKQAEMQFQNGETQKALTGFQYFLQANRNPALAPAATYYVGASYYQLKDYRNAEQYLKLVLDRYPSEPASFEAARLLANLLLTTGRPNEALSLFKRLETNAEGDISEISEAQLGQAQAMIALGDTEGGRRLLEQIASKHATQDAGKTALLRLAAVNVQLNNLNAALDLYRRMAQTNDDVFASEAQFRYGSLLLQMNRAQEALQAFTAIQQRFPDVIDWVAQSYLGQARAYRALGNRASALQAYDQVIVEYGQTPYAQIARSEKATL; encoded by the coding sequence ATGCGCTTTGTTCTCGTTTCTCCGGCGTTTGGCTTCTCCCCAAAATGCGCCTTGCTTTTATTTTTGGGGTGGTTTTCTGGTGAACTGGCTTTTGCCCAAACACCTACCACCTCTGCACACACCGAATATGCAACGGCTTTAGCGCTTTTTCAATCGGGCGTTTATCAAAAAGCCTATGAAGCCTTTAAGTCTTTCGAGCAGCAATATCCGGATCATCCTCATGCGGCAGAATCCCGATATTATCAGGCGGAGTCGCTACTTGCTTTAGGAAAAACCCAAGAAGCGGCACCGCTCTACGCCTCGTTTGCAAGTCACTACCCCGGCCATCCGTTTGGGGAAAAAGCGCAAATGACCCTAGGCCAATATTATTTTGAAAAGGGGGAATATGCCAAGTCGCGTGCCGCATTTGGAGGGGTTTTTCAAAACCAAAAAGATCCTGAACTGGCTGCTGAAGCCCTTTATTGGATGGGGCTAAACAGTATCCGTCTAAATGAAATGGATATTGCCTTAGACTACTTGGATCAAGCCCATATCCGGTTTCCAAATACCCAGATTGCCCCACAGGCACTGTATCTGGTAGGAAAAACCGAGTTGGAACGTAAAAATTTTGCCCGTGCAGCCGAACTTTTTGATCAATTAGCAAACCGTTACCCCTTGTCCGACTTTACCGGAAAGACGGCTCTGGCTGGCATGGAAGCCAATTTTGAATTAGGCCGATTTGAACGGGTACTCGGCGAAGGAGACAAACGACTACCCTTTTTTACAGGCCGCGATTTAGAGCGGGCATTGATGATGATGGGCGAATCGGCCTCACAGTTAAACGATTTTAGTAGGGCACAATATTACTTCACCCAACTCAACAACAACTTTCCCCGCAGCCCTTATACCCGATATGCGAATTTTGGCTTAGGATGGACCTATCTTCAACAAAAACAATACAGTACAGCATCAGGTTTTTTCCGCGCAAGTAAACAGGATTTCAAAGACAATCTGGCACAAAAAGCCACTTATTATGAAGCAGTATCCACATTACTTTTAGGAGAAACCAATCAAGCACGCACAATCTTTTCGGATGTAGTGGTACTTTGGCCGCAAGGAGAATTTACAGACCAGGCACTTTTTGAACTAGGTCTCCTTCAGTATAAAGCACAACGTTGGGAAGAGAGTGCACGGTATTTCAACCAATTGGTAACCGGTTTTCCTGCTTCCAACCGAACCGGAGACGCATATTTGTACCTTGGCGAATCGTTTGCCTTATTGGGTGATAACGACCGGGCCAACGCAGCTTTTGAACAAGCCATGCGCCAAACCAATCTGACGGCATCGGCACGCAACCAATTAAGTTATCGGAAAGGATGGTTATTGTATCAAAATCGAAATTTTGCAGAGGCACAAGCCGCTTTTGGAACAGCCTTTACGACGTCTAATGCCGGAGAGGCCCTTTTTTGGCAGGCCGAAAGTTTGGTTCAGGAGGGTAAGTATGCGGATGCCGAACGCCTCTTAAACCAATACATCGCCGGATATAAACAAGATCCAAACGTAAACAGTGCCCATTATGTACTGGGTTGGATTTACTTCAATACGGGCCGTTACGACTTGGCTGCCCGCAGTTTCGAGACTTTTACCGCTAACTTCCGGCCCACCGCCAATCAAGAAGCGTACCGTACCGATGCCCAGATGCGGCTCGGCGACAGTTATTTTGCTTTGAAACGGTTTGATGATGCCGTTCTCGCCTACCGAAAAGTGGGCAATCAAGGGACCGTATATGCACTCTTCCAGATTGGTCAAGCATACATGAACAGTGGACAGGAGGCCGATGCCATCAATGCCTTCCGTAGATTGGTCGGCAATTATCCCAACTCCGAATGGGCGCCCGAATCACAATACCTCGTAGGTTACATCCTACTCCAGCAACAAAAATACGACTTGGCCATTAATGAGTACTTCAATGTATTGCGTTTCTATCCCCAAAGCCCCGAAGCTGCTAAAGCACAATATGGAATCGGAGATGCCTATTTTAACCAAGATCGCTTTTCCGAGGCCATTAATGCATACAAAGAAGTGATCATCCGGTATCCCCAAAGCCCTGTGATTCCGGATGCACTTATGGGAATTCAACTTTCGTATCTCGCCCTAAATCAGCCTGGTGCAGCCGAAACGCTCATTGACCAGTATTTGCGCCAAAATCCCGGAACAGAAGTGGCAGATCAAGTACGGTTTAAGCAAGCTGAAATGCAGTTTCAGAATGGTGAAACCCAAAAAGCCCTCACTGGATTTCAGTACTTTTTGCAGGCGAACCGAAATCCGGCATTAGCCCCAGCTGCAACCTACTATGTAGGAGCCAGTTATTACCAACTGAAAGATTACCGAAATGCGGAACAGTACTTAAAACTAGTATTGGATCGTTACCCCTCGGAGCCAGCATCGTTTGAAGCCGCACGTCTATTGGCCAATTTATTGCTGACAACCGGAAGGCCCAATGAAGCCCTTAGCTTATTCAAACGATTGGAGACCAATGCAGAGGGAGATATTTCTGAAATCTCCGAAGCCCAATTAGGTCAGGCGCAAGCCATGATTGCGTTGGGGGATACCGAGGGCGGACGTCGGTTGTTGGAACAAATTGCATCCAAACACGCCACACAAGATGCTGGAAAGACGGCCTTACTCCGACTCGCCGCCGTGAACGTACAATTGAACAATTTAAATGCTGCATTAGATCTCTATCGGCGAATGGCCCAAACCAACGACGATGTTTTTGCCAGTGAAGCACAATTTCGTTATGGAAGCCTCTTGTTGCAGATGAACCGCGCACAAGAAGCCCTTCAAGCCTTCACCGCCATCCAACAACGTTTTCCAGATGTGATAGATTGGGTGGCGCAAAGTTATTTGGGACAGGCACGCGCATATCGGGCACTCGGCAATCGAGCCAGCGCCCTTCAGGCATATGATCAGGTCATAGTGGAATATGGTCAAACCCCTTATGCACAGATTGCCCGTTCGGAGAAAGCAACACTTTAA